CAATTTCATTTAAATGAGGTATTCATGAACATCCCCAAGCACGATGTGCTCTTAGTAGGTGGAGGGGGTGCGGGCCTGCGTGCTGCAATCGCCGCATCTGAAACATATCAAGGCGCAGATATTGGCGTAGTCTCCAAAGTTTATCCCATGCGAAGTCACACCGTCTCTGCCGAAGGTGGTACGGCAGCGGTCCTGCGCGAAGACGACAACCTGGACCTGCATGCTTATGACACCATTAAAGGCAGCGACTACCTCGGCGATCAGGATGTGGTAGAAGCCTTTGTCAAAGAAGCCGTTGATGAAGTCATCCAACTAGAACATTGGGGGTGCCCCTGGAGCCGCGACGAAGACGGTCGCGTAAGCGTTCGCGCATTTGGTGGCATGAGTGTCAAACGCACGCTCTATGCCGCCGACAAAACCGGCTTCCACATGCTGCACGCCCTCTTTCAAACATCTCTCAAATACGACGCCATTACCCGATACGACGAATGGTTTGTCACCTCGTTACTCGTCGAAGATGGCAGGGTATGCGGCGTCACTGCGCTCAACATCCGATCCGGCAATATTCACGCCATTGGCGCAAAATCCGTCATTATATGCACGGGTGGCGCGGGCAAAATTTTTCCATTTACCACCAATGCCGCCATCAAAAACGGCGACGGAATGGCTCTGGCCTACCGCATTGGCTGTCCCCTAAAAGACCTCGAATTTGTACAATATCATCCCACGGGCTTGCCCGGCACGGGTATCTTAATGACCGAAGCCTCGCGGGGCGAAGGCGGCCACCTCGTCAACAGCCAGGGCGAACGCTACCTCAGCGAATACGTGCCCGGCAAAATGGAACTCGGTCCGCGCGACATCTTATCTCGCTCCTTTATTCACGAACAGCACAAGGGCAACGTCTTTGAAGGTCCCGATGGCAGCTACGTACACCTCGACCTTCGACACCTGGGTGAAAAAATCATCGACGAAAGACTGCCCTTCGTCCGCGAACTCACCCGCAATTACGTCGGCATTGATCCGGTTCACGAACCCATCCCCGTGCGTCCGGTCGTTCACTACTGCATGGGCGGCGTACATACCGACATCAATGGCGAAACACCCATCCCCGGTCTTTATGCCGCAGGCGAAGCGGCTTGTGTCAGCCTCAATGGCGCCAATCGCCTGGGATCCAACTCACTGAGCGAATGCCTCGTCTTTGGC
This sequence is a window from Gemmatimonadota bacterium. Protein-coding genes within it:
- a CDS encoding FAD-binding protein, which gives rise to MNIPKHDVLLVGGGGAGLRAAIAASETYQGADIGVVSKVYPMRSHTVSAEGGTAAVLREDDNLDLHAYDTIKGSDYLGDQDVVEAFVKEAVDEVIQLEHWGCPWSRDEDGRVSVRAFGGMSVKRTLYAADKTGFHMLHALFQTSLKYDAITRYDEWFVTSLLVEDGRVCGVTALNIRSGNIHAIGAKSVIICTGGAGKIFPFTTNAAIKNGDGMALAYRIGCPLKDLEFVQYHPTGLPGTGILMTEASRGEGGHLVNSQGERYLSEYVPGKMELGPRDILSRSFIHEQHKGNVFEGPDGSYVHLDLRHLGEKIIDERLPFVRELTRNYVGIDPVHEPIPVRPVVHYCMGGVHTDINGETPIPGLYAAGEAACVSLNGANRLGSNSLSECLVFGARAGQVAAQHAADIDFADSASMAKMAQDEQKRIETQFFGNNGKERVANIRDDLRKTMEEGAGIFRTEDALQTTCDTIRTLKERYENIGIDDHSRVFNTDLVNALELGYMLDVAEGLAHSALLRRESRGSHARSDYEERDDENFLTHSLAYQTDGDPRIEYLPVTLTRWEPEERTY